The Verrucomicrobiia bacterium genome window below encodes:
- a CDS encoding DUF6804 family protein, with protein sequence MSDSKISTMSIWFYVVPAVLLVFAPVYYLQYSYYQVLRLALFADAAYLAHMFWKHFPKKNWTTGFLLIALAFNPFFPLYFSRQTWLLICYGAAAFFIGALVRTQPDYREKLRKALNKLKTGW encoded by the coding sequence ATGAGCGATTCCAAGATTTCCACGATGTCCATCTGGTTTTACGTTGTCCCGGCCGTGCTGCTGGTTTTCGCGCCCGTCTATTACCTGCAGTACAGTTATTACCAGGTGCTGCGGCTGGCGCTGTTCGCCGATGCCGCGTATCTTGCCCACATGTTCTGGAAGCATTTCCCCAAAAAAAACTGGACTACGGGGTTTCTGCTGATCGCGCTTGCCTTTAATCCGTTTTTTCCCCTGTACTTCAGCCGTCAGACCTGGCTGCTGATCTGCTACGGGGCCGCGGCGTTCTTCATTGGGGCGCTTGTGCGGACACAGCCCGATTACCGGGAAAAACTGCGAAAGGCGCTCAATAAATTGAAGACAGGCTGGTAA